In the Paenibacillus sp. FSL H7-0357 genome, one interval contains:
- a CDS encoding L-lactate dehydrogenase: MKTKSRKVAIVGSGNVGSSCAYSMVNQAICDEIMMVDRTYDWAMAQALDLSHCMDFTGTRTKVYAGTTSDCGGMDVVILTAGANPKPGQTRLDVLDDAAVITKSIITEIMAGGFDGIFVIAANPVDIVTYMVWKISGLPRHRIIGTGTSIDSSRLKTLLSEVFSIDPRSVNGYALGEHGESQFVAWSHVTIGGKPLLQIMEQHRERFRDLDLEDLARKTKDAGWEIFTRKGSTHFGIGSALAYITRSILNDEHKIIAVSAILDGEYGQKNVCAGAPAIIGGGGIQELLELNLSDQEYAKFDASCGIIRSGIESLHLEEKV, translated from the coding sequence TTGAAAACAAAATCGAGAAAAGTGGCGATCGTCGGCTCCGGTAATGTGGGCTCCAGCTGTGCCTATTCCATGGTCAACCAAGCGATATGCGATGAGATCATGATGGTCGACCGCACCTATGACTGGGCCATGGCACAAGCGCTTGACCTCTCGCACTGCATGGATTTCACAGGGACACGCACCAAAGTATATGCCGGTACCACAAGCGATTGCGGCGGAATGGATGTCGTTATCCTGACTGCCGGGGCCAATCCCAAACCGGGTCAGACCAGACTTGATGTCCTGGATGATGCTGCGGTTATAACCAAGTCTATTATTACGGAAATTATGGCTGGCGGATTCGACGGTATCTTTGTAATTGCCGCCAATCCGGTTGATATTGTCACCTATATGGTATGGAAAATCTCCGGACTGCCGCGCCACCGCATTATCGGCACCGGCACCTCTATTGATTCATCGCGGCTGAAGACGCTGCTGTCGGAAGTATTCTCCATTGATCCCCGCAGTGTGAACGGCTATGCACTCGGCGAACATGGAGAATCCCAGTTTGTTGCCTGGTCGCATGTAACGATCGGCGGCAAACCGCTTCTGCAGATTATGGAGCAGCACCGCGAGCGGTTCAGGGATCTGGATCTGGAGGATCTCGCCCGCAAAACGAAGGATGCCGGCTGGGAGATCTTCACACGCAAAGGCTCCACGCATTTTGGCATCGGCAGTGCTCTGGCTTATATCACGCGCTCCATCCTGAATGATGAACACAAAATCATTGCCGTCTCGGCGATTCTGGACGGGGAGTACGGGCAAAAGAATGTATGCGCCGGAGCTCCTGCCATTATCGGCGGGGGCGGCATTCAGGAACTGCTGGAGCTGAATCTCAGTGATCAGGAGTATGCGAAGTTTGATGCTTCATGCGGCATCATCCGATCCGGCATCGAAAGCCTGCACCTGGAAGAGAAGGTTTAA
- a CDS encoding CcdC family protein — translation MGNINPSLLHVGSTLGAVFMALMVIFIRLKASARPVTLRKIWIPPLGMSTGFAMFVVPEVRFPWWWAVTAFLIGWFIFAYPLMRSTVFEERDGLIYAQRSKSFAFILLGLLLIRTVLHEFINRYVSIPQSGGLFFILAFGMILHWRVYMYKRYTRMALPKAPIPQPRG, via the coding sequence ATGGGCAATATTAACCCCTCGCTTCTGCATGTGGGCTCCACACTGGGGGCCGTGTTTATGGCGCTGATGGTTATTTTTATCCGCCTGAAGGCAAGTGCGAGACCGGTAACCCTCCGTAAAATATGGATACCGCCGCTCGGCATGTCCACAGGTTTTGCCATGTTCGTTGTACCAGAGGTCCGGTTTCCCTGGTGGTGGGCAGTTACGGCTTTCCTGATCGGCTGGTTCATTTTCGCCTATCCGCTAATGCGCAGCACAGTCTTTGAAGAACGGGACGGGCTGATCTACGCCCAGCGTTCCAAGAGTTTCGCCTTCATTCTGCTCGGATTACTGCTAATCCGCACAGTGCTTCATGAGTTTATCAACCGATATGTATCCATACCGCAGTCAGGCGGATTATTTTTTATTCTGGCCTTTGGCATGATCCTCCACTGGAGGGTGTACATGTATAAGCGCTATACCCGAATGGCTCTGCCGAAGGCACCTATTCCCCAGCCCCGCGGATAA
- a CDS encoding GlsB/YeaQ/YmgE family stress response membrane protein, with protein sequence MSLLWMLIVGGVIGWLAGLIMGRDIPGGIIGNIIAGVLGSWLGGMLLGSWGPKISDFYVFPSLIGAIVLIFIVSLILRSVGGRSRS encoded by the coding sequence ATGAGTTTATTATGGATGTTAATTGTAGGCGGAGTAATTGGTTGGTTGGCAGGTCTGATCATGGGCAGAGATATTCCTGGAGGCATTATCGGCAACATTATTGCCGGTGTTCTGGGTTCATGGCTCGGTGGCATGCTGCTTGGAAGCTGGGGACCAAAAATCAGTGATTTCTACGTCTTCCCTTCATTGATTGGTGCCATTGTCCTGATCTTTATCGTCAGCCTGATCCTTCGTTCGGTCGGTGGACGCAGCCGTTCTTAA
- a CDS encoding lactonase family protein, with amino-acid sequence MQQPNEVLFYVGTYNSKEEDAILLGALNKDTGEMRVLNGTKGIENPSYLAVNRAGTVLYAVSEQDEGEIHAFTIEAGTKALHPLGGRSTEGGAPCYVSIHPQGDYIYVANYTGGNVNVFPVGGDGSLQEMSAQVRHEGSGIRTDRQEAPHPHSVIPDSTGGRVLVCDLGLDQVLLYRVQDGKLITHREVDLPPGSGPRHLAYHPTEQWLYLINELNSTITVFASDEQQGDLRVLQSVSSLPEQYTAGSDDTAADIHVSPCGRFLYASNRGHDSIALFLIDAATGLLEPADWVNSGGRTPRNFAIMGGMLLAANQNSGNIVSFRIDCESGRLIPTGNELEVPSPVCIKAL; translated from the coding sequence ATGCAACAGCCTAATGAAGTACTATTTTATGTAGGGACTTATAATAGCAAGGAAGAGGATGCTATTCTGCTGGGGGCTTTGAACAAGGATACAGGGGAAATGAGAGTTCTGAACGGTACTAAGGGCATTGAGAATCCATCCTATCTGGCTGTAAACCGTGCGGGAACTGTTCTATATGCAGTCAGCGAACAGGATGAGGGCGAAATTCATGCCTTTACCATTGAAGCCGGAACCAAAGCCTTGCACCCGCTAGGCGGCAGAAGTACAGAAGGCGGTGCCCCCTGTTATGTCTCCATTCATCCGCAAGGGGATTACATATATGTCGCCAATTACACGGGCGGCAATGTCAACGTGTTCCCTGTGGGCGGGGACGGTTCTCTCCAAGAGATGTCGGCCCAGGTCCGGCATGAAGGCTCAGGGATTCGCACAGACCGCCAGGAAGCGCCGCATCCCCATTCGGTAATTCCCGATAGTACCGGCGGGCGGGTGCTGGTCTGCGATCTGGGTCTTGATCAGGTTCTGCTGTACCGTGTGCAGGACGGCAAGCTGATTACACATCGTGAAGTGGATCTGCCTCCCGGTTCGGGCCCGCGCCACCTGGCCTATCACCCCACGGAACAATGGTTATATCTGATCAATGAGCTGAACAGCACCATTACGGTATTTGCAAGCGACGAACAGCAGGGGGACCTGAGAGTACTCCAGAGTGTCAGCTCACTGCCGGAGCAGTACACAGCGGGCAGTGATGATACGGCTGCTGACATTCATGTTTCTCCTTGCGGACGGTTCCTTTATGCCTCTAACCGCGGGCATGACAGTATCGCCCTATTCCTTATAGATGCAGCTACAGGTCTGCTTGAACCGGCGGACTGGGTCAATTCGGGCGGCCGGACGCCGCGCAACTTTGCTATTATGGGGGGAATGCTGCTCGCTGCCAATCAGAACAGCGGCAATATCGTCTCGTTTAGAATCGACTGTGAGAGTGGCAGGCTGATTCCTACCGGCAATGAACTGGAAGTTCCTTCACCGGTCTGCATAAAAGCCCTGTAA